The following nucleotide sequence is from Pseudonocardia sp. C8.
ACTTCGCCGGCGCTCCCCCGGTCGACTGGGCCGACCGCACGTCGATCCTCGACGGTGCGGTGGCCACGGCCCGCGCCCTCGCCGGCACGCCGGGGGTCGACGCCGCCGAGGCCCGCGCTCGCGCGGCCGCGGTTCTCGACCGCTCCGGCCCGCACCCGGCCTCGGCGCGCAACGGCCTGCTGAGCACGGTGTTCGCGAAGCTGGACTGCACGCCGCGCTGGCGCGAACGGCTGCCGGAGATCACCGCACCGACACTGGTGGTGCACGGCGCGGCCGACCCGTTCTTCCCGGTGGGGAACGCGGAGGCGCTGGCCGGGGAGATCCCCGGCGCGACCCTGCTCGTCCTCGACGGGGTCGGGACCGGGCTCCCCCGCCGGGCACACGCCGAGGTGGCTGCGGCGGTGCTCGCCCACACCGGGGCCGCTGCCCGGCGTCAGCCACCGCCGGTGGCGTAGGTCGCGATGATCGCGCCCGTGCCGGTGACCCGGCTGTCGACCAGCCGGAGCGGTTGCAGCGCACCGTCGTCGCCGAACAGGCGCTTGCCGCCACCCACCACCACCGGGTCGATCATCAGCCGGAGCTCGTCGACCAGACCCAGGTGGATCAGGGTCTGGAGAAGCCCCGGGCTGCCGATGAGGTGGAGGTCCCCTCCGTCGTCCGCCTTCAGCGCGGCCACCGCAGCACCGAGATCGCCTGCCAGCAGCCGCGCGTTCTGCCACCTGAGCGGCTCCTCGATGGTCGTCGAGGCCACGTACTTCGGCAGCGTGTTCATCGGCTCGGCGAGCACCTGCTGCTCCTCCGGCGCGTGCGGCCAGTGGGCGGCAAACCGCTGGTAGGTGCCGCGCCCGAGCAGGTAGCCGCCGGCGCCTCGCACGTTGTCGATCACCCACTGCATGGACACGTCATCGAGGTAGCGGGCGTTCCAGCCACCGTGCTCGAACCCGCCGGCGAGGTCCTCGTCGGCATAGCTGGGCGCTTGCACCACCCCGTCCAGCGTCACGAACTCGTTCGCAATCACCTTCCGCATTGCGGGCTCCCTCGGTCGTTCTCCGGCGCACCATGGCCGGGCTCTGACACCACCGGGACGGAGCCGGGAGCCCGTGCTCGACATGAACCAGGCCCCGGTGGTCGTCGCTATCACAGCCGGCTGACGACCGTCCGCCGCGGCGGAGCCCGTCACGGAGAGCCCGGCGACCGTGAATGGGCCGCGCAGGCCGCGGGAACCCTCGTGGAGCGCGTCGAGGTCGACCCCACCGAGCGCGCGGCAACCCCCACAGGAAGGTGACATGTCATGGCCGACGCCCATCCCGAGGACGCCGAGGAAGGCCCGGACCGCGGGGGCGAGACGCCCGACCGGCACGACGATCCGGCCCGCGACGCGCGGCGCCGCGACGGGGAGCTCGAGGAGGAACCCGAACACGGCTCCGACTCGGCGGCCTCGCAGACCTTGCGCCGGACGGCGGGCCCCGAGGGTAGCGACTCGGTCGACCGCATGTAGGCGGGCCGGTTCACGCCGACCGACGGCGGTCCAGGACGACGCGTCCGGGGAGGCCGTCGCCGAGGAACGTGGCCAGCTGAGTCGCCTCGTCGCGTACCTGTTCCTGCTCGTCCTCGGTGAGTGTGCGCAGGGGTGTGACGGTCACCGTCACGGGATCCGGCGTCGTCTCCCGGCCGCTCGTCCAGGTTGCGGCGACCCGGCCGTCGACCAGGACGAACCGCGCCCCGCGCACGCTCAGGCCCCGATGCGGCGCGTCGATGACGCGGCTGCGGTCGTCGTAGCCGAGCACCGCGTTGTCGAACGCGGGCAGGAACCGCACCGGGACCGGGATGTCCGGGTCGGGAAGCGGGCCGTCCTCCACGTCGAGGAGCTCGCGTCCGCGTTCGTCCCGGTAGGTGCACAGCTGCGGGCGCAGGCGGGCGATCACCGCCGGGAGTCCGGTCAGGCCGGACCATGCCCGGATGTCGGCACTCGCTGCGGGGCCGAACGCGCGCAGGTACCGCAGCACGAGTTCGGCGAGCGGATCGGTCGACGCGGGACCGGGCGTCCGGCCGAGCCAGCTCCCCGTCGTGAGGCACGTCGCCGGCGCGGTCCGTCCCCAGAGTCCGCGCGGCGGGACCTGCACCAGCGGGACGACCGTGCCCAACGCATCGGCCAGGTCGCGCCTCGCCACATCCGGCCAGCGCGACGCGAGGATGCGCGCGACGTCGGTGGTCCGCCGCGGCTCGCCGGTGA
It contains:
- a CDS encoding alpha/beta fold hydrolase; its protein translation is METLLPVGDVELCVDTTGSPTDVPLLLIGTTVATWDDAFVERLTDRYVVRYDLRDTGRSTTVDPDSPGYTLRDLVTDAVGVLDGLGIASAHVVGIATGGFIAQLLALDHPSRVASLVLVGTRPVAPGPVDEDLPEHSPAIMAHFAGAPPVDWADRTSILDGAVATARALAGTPGVDAAEARARAAAVLDRSGPHPASARNGLLSTVFAKLDCTPRWRERLPEITAPTLVVHGAADPFFPVGNAEALAGEIPGATLLVLDGVGTGLPRRAHAEVAAAVLAHTGAAARRQPPPVA
- a CDS encoding dihydrofolate reductase family protein, with the protein product MGVGHDMSPSCGGCRALGGVDLDALHEGSRGLRGPFTVAGLSVTGSAAADGRQPAVIATTTGAWFMSSTGSRLRPGGVRARPWCAGERPREPAMRKVIANEFVTLDGVVQAPSYADEDLAGGFEHGGWNARYLDDVSMQWVIDNVRGAGGYLLGRGTYQRFAAHWPHAPEEQQVLAEPMNTLPKYVASTTIEEPLRWQNARLLAGDLGAAVAALKADDGGDLHLIGSPGLLQTLIHLGLVDELRLMIDPVVVGGGKRLFGDDGALQPLRLVDSRVTGTGAIIATYATGGG
- a CDS encoding winged helix DNA-binding domain-containing protein, which gives rise to MRVLDRTTLNRALLARQLLDRRSTLPAIGAVEHLVGLQAQEPLEPYVGLWSRVDGFIPRDLVQLLEERHAVRTLLMRRTLHLVSAEDCLQLRPVHHRMLVTRMYGTLRRQLPGVDLDELAEAAAPHFTGEPRRTTDVARILASRWPDVARRDLADALGTVVPLVQVPPRGLWGRTAPATCLTTGSWLGRTPGPASTDPLAELVLRYLRAFGPAASADIRAWSGLTGLPAVIARLRPQLCTYRDERGRELLDVEDGPLPDPDIPVPVRFLPAFDNAVLGYDDRSRVIDAPHRGLSVRGARFVLVDGRVAATWTSGRETTPDPVTVTVTPLRTLTEDEQEQVRDEATQLATFLGDGLPGRVVLDRRRSA